The nucleotide window GCGGCTTTGGCGAGCCGTATTTGACTGGGGTGAGAAGTGCTGCCGCTACGGGCTATTGCAGCCGCGGACGGCCTTCCTTCCAGCAGCGGGTTGCGGCCTTCTGGGCGGCGACCAGCGAACCGAACGACTGCCGCTCCAGACTGTTGAAGTCGTGATGCGCGGCGAAGAAGCAGAACTTGCGCCCGTCCCGGACGACGATGCCGGCGGTGCGGGCTTGAACTTCGATAACGTAAGCGTCGGACATGACTCTCCCACTGGCAAAGCCAGCGCCTTCTGATCTCTGATGATGTCGGTGGTGTCGAAACGGTGTCGGCGTCAGCCGAGATTCATTCGACAGCTACAACAGAGGCCGGAGCGGGAGAGTGCGTGTCCCGACGAGATCACGCCGCGCGAGGCCGAGACGGCCGTGATGAGCGCAAGCGGAGTACCGAATTGCGGTGCAGTTAAGTCAGCAATGATTGAGATGTTGGCGTTCATGAGCCGATCTCCGTCAACAAAGGAGCCCACGAGCCGTGTCGTGGCGCTTTAGCGATTAAACCCGCGGCGCAAGCTGCTCCGTCAAATCCCGCGATCCGAGCTCACGAAGAACATCGGACGAGCCAACTCTGCCAAACGCGGATGTGAAGTCAACGTGCGCGGAAAAATAAGATCGATTTGGCGCCGGATCGCGCCAGTGGGAAAACGCCGGCGTCGGCGCATCGCGCAAAGAGGAATTTCTGCTGCGCTGCCGTCGGTGGCGACGTGGCCTCCGCCCGGCGCTCGGCGCTGCCGCCGTCGGAACGTACGATCAGATTCGCGTGTGCGATCAGGGCTGCATTGTGGATCCGGACGGCCGTACCGCTCGCGCTGGAATTCCGGCACCGTCCGCCGGTGCAATCCCGCTGAAGTCGATTGCTTCGCCCCGCATCCGCGATAGCGTCGCAAGCGCCCGGTCGCGGTCGCCTTCGAGCAGTTCGCGATAGTGCGTCTCGGCTGCGTTCGGTCGGCGTTGCCGGATCGCCCGCAGCGTTGCCGCCATCAGGTCGGCGCTGTGCCGGCGGATTTTCCGGGTCTGGTAATCGAGCGGTGATTTCCAGATCGTCGTCCACACCGTCTGGTTGGCGAGGTCGGCGAGGAGTTCGACCAGCAGCTCGTTGCCGGAGCCGCGCGCGATGGTGCGCACGGCGCGCGTCGTGGTGCGCGCGAAGCTGATTGGATCGTCGATCTCGACACCTGCATTCAGCTCATCGCAGCGCCGCGCCAAAGTATCAACGAAGCTCTCGATCGGCGAGGTCGCCATCGTCCGCACCGCCAGCATCGACAGCGCGGTGCGGACGTTGAACAGGTCGGCGACGGATTTCAGCGAAAGCGGTTTGACGTAAGCGCCGCGGCGCGGATTGAGCTCGACCAGACGGCGCCGCTCGAGAATCCGGATCGCTTCGCGGATCGGGCCGCGGCTGACGCCGAAGTCACGTGCGAGGTCGAGTTCGACCAGACGTTCGCCCGCTTTACGACGTCCGGAGACGATATCCGCGCCGAGCTCTTCGGCGATCTGATCGGGCAGCGTGCGCAGAGAGAACCGGCCCACCGGGGCGCCGTCATCGTCGGCCGGGGGCCTGCGATAGTTGGTCGCTGCCATGATGTCTCCTCGGGCTCCGTGACGCGCCTCGCGCGTTGCTGGCCCTTCGTAGCGTGACAGTCGATTGTTGACAATCGACAAACGGTGTCCTTTGATGATGGCGCCGACGCCGGGCAGAGACCGGCGACAAGCCGCAACAGGCGACGGCCCGCACGCTGACGCGGCGGATCAAGGGAGGACATGGCGATGACGTTCGCGCAGTTGCGAACCCGCACTCGATATGTCGGGGCGATGGCGCGGTGATGTCGCGCGGTCATGCCGTCGAATTGAATCGCGCAGCCGTACCGGCTGTCGCCGCGGCGCCGCTTCTTGCGGTGCGGGATCTGTCGCTGTCTTTCGCCACCGCTGGCGGCTCGCTGCCGATCACCCGCAACGTCGGCTTCTCGATCGCTCCCGGCGAGCGCGTCGGCCTGGTCGGCGAGAGCGGCTGCGGCAAGACGGTGACGGGTCTGTCGCTGCTGCGGCTGCTGCCGGCGCACAATGCGCAGGTGCGCGGCGAGATCGTGTTCGACGGCGTTGATCTGTTGAAGCTGTCGCCGCGGCGGATGCGAGCGGTGCGCGGCCGCGACATTGCGATGATCTTCCAGGAGCCGATGAGCGCGCTCGATCCGGTGTTCACCGTCGGCGATCAGATCAGCGAAGCCTATCGGGTACATTTTCCGGTGAGCCGGGCCGAGGGCCGCGACCGCGCGATCGAGGCGCTGCGCGAGGTCGGCATTCCGGCGCCGGAGCGGCGCTGCGACGAGTATCCGCACCAACTCTCCGGCGGGATGCGGCAGCGCGTGATGATCGCGATGGCGCTGATCTGCAAGCCGAAGCTTTTGATCGCGGACGAGCCGACCACGGCGCTCGACGTCACCGTACAGGCGCAGATCACCGACCTGTTGCGGTCGCTGAGCGAGCGAACCGGCACTGCGCTGATCTTCATCACCCATGATCTCGGTGTCGTCGCCGAAACCTGCACCCGGATGATCACGATGTATGCCGGCGAAGTCGTCGAAGATGCGCCGGTCGACGACGTGCTGACGCGGCCGCGCCATCCGTACACCTCGGGTCTGCTGCGTTCGTTGCCTGGGCTCAGCGCCCGACGCGGCGTGCTGTCGTCGATTCCCGGTCGGGTGCCGTCGCCGAATGCGATGCCGGCCGGCTGCCGCTTTCGCGCGCGCTGCGCCCATGCGGCGGTCGGCTGCGAGCGTGAGCAGGCGATGGTCGAGGTCGATGCTGGCCATGGCGCTCGCTGCTGGCGCGCGACCGAGTTGGCTTTGCCGGGAGCGGTGAATTGACACATTCAGCCCCGGCCGATCCGAGCGAGATCATCGCGGTGCGCGATCTGCGCATCCTGTTTCCGACTCGCGACGGCCACGACACCGTCAAGGCCGTCGACGGCATGGACTTCGAGGTTCGCACCAGCGAGACCTTCGGCATCAT belongs to Rhodopseudomonas palustris and includes:
- a CDS encoding GntR family transcriptional regulator; protein product: MAATNYRRPPADDDGAPVGRFSLRTLPDQIAEELGADIVSGRRKAGERLVELDLARDFGVSRGPIREAIRILERRRLVELNPRRGAYVKPLSLKSVADLFNVRTALSMLAVRTMATSPIESFVDTLARRCDELNAGVEIDDPISFARTTTRAVRTIARGSGNELLVELLADLANQTVWTTIWKSPLDYQTRKIRRHSADLMAATLRAIRQRRPNAAETHYRELLEGDRDRALATLSRMRGEAIDFSGIAPADGAGIPARAVRPSGSTMQP
- a CDS encoding oligopeptide/dipeptide ABC transporter ATP-binding protein, with the protein product MYAGEVVEDAPVDDVLTRPRHPYTSGLLRSLPGLSARRGVLSSIPGRVPSPNAMPAGCRFRARCAHAAVGCEREQAMVEVDAGHGARCWRATELALPGAVN